The Onychostoma macrolepis isolate SWU-2019 chromosome 18, ASM1243209v1, whole genome shotgun sequence genome includes the window CACTCTCCTAAACAGATGACAACAGTAACCAGAGTTTCCTATCAGATGTCTATCAGTCTAATACCAAAGTAGACAGCAGCAGCAACTCCAGTCCACAGCATGTGAGTGAAGCAGTGAGTCCTTCCCATGCATCCTACTTCCGTACAGAGGATTCCCAGCCGCCCACCCTGGGGCAGGAGACCATGGATGCAGAGAGAGGTGAGAAAACATTCAGTAAAAAGATTATTTACATAACTGACAAGGTAGATACAAAATATTGGTCTTCAAAGCAAATGCAAATTAGTATTATAATGCAAATAATGTGTAATGTATTGATGGGGTACTATATTGAAAGCAGTaaaaactgtttccaacattaattaataataattgagtaccaataataattgaactGCAAaatagcatattagaatgatttctgaagcatcatgtgagaCTGAAGACTCACGATttatgattttactgtatttttgatcaataaatgcagtgttggtgacagaagagacttcttttaaaacattataaacctTATTTATTCCAAGTTATTTTCAATATCCATTATCCTGAATAGTGATTCTTATTACtgtaataaagatttattttactgtattactAAATACATTGATGTATTTTGTTAGCATAAGTTAAAGGCTgtacatcaaataaaaatgtactgttttttaaagctttttccCCCATATTACAATAATGAAATTCTGAAATGATCATTTAGGGTATAATTTTGCTGAACTGTCATAAAATAATGccataacacacacaaaaatctaaatagaccatttaatttaatgtttaatactttttaaaaaataatttaatactttttatttaattattttaatacttttttaattttggggtgaattatgaTTTATTGTATGCATGTTCTTGACATGTTTTGTTAGATACACCCAATTATGTAAGATAACAGTAATGATGGTGCATCCTTCATTTCACATGCATACATGtatttgcacattttatttttcatgatcGAACCCCATATTTAGAGGCATCAACAACCAGCAGTGAGGTGACAGATGAGCCCCCGACTCTAATTAAAGAAGATGTGTTGTCTCTCTCTACTCAGGTAACGTCCaatagttttcaaataaatgttcacCTAATGCATTGTGGGAATTAAAATACATGTTGTAAATATTATGCAAAGATTTTTGCTTTTCAAAGCAACTTGGTTGAATGCATGCCATGTGTGGCGTTATTGTTTTTcacaggaggaagaggaggtgaTTGGAGCCCCACCGCTTAAAAGAGTTTGCACTGAGCAAAATTTAACTCTCAGTTAGCACCACTATTCTGAACATCGTAGGTCAAAAGTATAGAAGTATTTCTGAAAGAGACTAAACTGGACATTTAAGAGACTTTTTGCAACCTGCCAAATGCCTGAaattcatttttacagtatatgatctagaaaaaagcttttgattttttttttcttttcttttttgtacaTTAAAAAGATCATCTTAGATCTTGTCAGGTATTTTCTTATGAAGGTAAAGCAGTTTGTATTGCATCTTGAAAATAAACTGTTATATTGCATGTTTCTTGATCTAAATTGAGAAAGGACTTTGCCAGTATAATACATGTGACTGCATGGAGTAATGAttggtatatacagtatactaaACAGTTGAATTTTAAAGTATTagcttgtgttgtgtttgtggcaTTTCTAAAGAttatataaataagttttattgGCCTGTtttattgtgtaaaaaaaaaaaaaaattcttaaatgcatgcatttagGGCAGTTTTAAATAACATCTGTGTTATATGTTTcttgatttgtttattattgttcAATGTACTGCATCCAATTACcaaactttttattaaaaaagaaggaatgcctatattttataaatggtAATGTCACTcacagatttgtattttaaatatgaacacTTCCACTTTCCATAGTCTTTGAAGTATTtttccaaataataataaaaaatatgtatgtgtgtgtgtgtgattcatgTAGTGTTGCCTGGTAAAAATGTACCTGGACATTTTCACTAGACAAATGGAAATAAAACCACTTTGGATTTATGCGGCTTTCCTCTGATTGCATAATTTGCAAAGTTATATGGCAGAGATGGAACACTATTGTAAGTTACGTTTGAAATGATTTTAAGGACGATTCCCAATATTACGATTGTTTAAATgggtttttatacatttaataatttaacgtTATTTATACGCTTTAGACACAgctttattatttcatatgtgGCCGCGAAAAACGTATTTAATGTGCATTGTCTCCACCGCCAAGACTGGTTTTAACATATTAATCAAGACTGTCTCTTTAATTGGATCAAAAGTGTCGTGTGCACGCTCTAttgtctcattttaaattctaCAACCGCTGCCCCTTTCAGCTAAACTCTAAGCATTTGGCTATATCAACtatgttataataaaaataaaatgcctgCTATTAATACTAAAGTATATGAGTCAACCTGCATACTGTCAATTATCTATGAATTTACCGTAAACTGACCCCTTGTATTTGTGATTGGAGGGGTGTTGCTTTGACAAAAGGTGGAGAAGGTATAACTGACAGTTGAATCGGCCAATCAAATATCTCAGTCTGTGTCGTAGTTTCTTAGTAACCAATCGTTGGAGACGATGGGTGGGACTTATTCTTGCGTCGCCTCTTGCTACCGGGGTAACGGAGTTTTGAGGTTGCACGGAATGTTGCCGGTGTAGCAGGAACTCCCGCCATTTTTCAATCAGCTATAAACCCTcttgtttgtttatgtaatcAGCACGTCCCTCAAAACAGTATCTACGCGATCTACAGTCGCTGCGGACAGGGGATTGGTACGTCGCTTTGGCCTGGAGAATCGACTACAACACGGACCTGAGCGCCGTAAGAAAGCCCGCCATACCAGCTCTGACGGGCCGCCTTTCGCGCTTCCATCCCCGGCACCCAGGAGCTTCCGCTCACTCCTCACACTCTCTTCAGGCATCTCACCATGACCCCACCGGCTCCCTCAAGCCAGCGGATTTAACACGGGAGATGTAACTGATCGATAACGCCGTACTTTtgtttgggttttgttttcCTAAAAGTAAGTAAAGCAGCGCGCGCTAGCCTAGCCCGATGCTACGCCGCTGAGACGCGCGGATTCACGGCATATTCAGTTCAAGCTGAGATTGAGCGGGGGGTTAGTTCAGTAGTTCACTTTGCAGACATATCCAGGACCGCAGCGAGCCCACCATGGCACCGTTACTAGGCCGGAAGCCGTACCCTTTGGTTAAGCCGCTGTCGGAGCCGCCGGGCCCAGGAGAGGAGGTGTTCATCATCGAGCACACTAAAGAGGCCTTCAGGAACAAAGAGTATCCTTTCTCACTGTCTCCACCATCCACTTACAAGCACTAGACATCCAAACACGTGCTCGCAAGACTCTCGAACCCTTGTTTCCACGGGGTCGTGGAGTCTGAGCGTGTGCGAGCGCGGGGTTTGCATTTATGcgtttattattgttttcatcTTGCGCGCTGCATCTCATTGTAACGCTAACCGGCTAAAGGTGACCATGACGTTTAGATCAGCTGGGGCTTAACTCTTAAGACAGGGCTAAATGTTGTATTTGTCTGATTTTTGAGTACTGAAGCCTGATGGATTACGTGATGTTGAGGGGTTGTTGTCGTCCTGTGTGTTTTAGAGCGAGCTAGTGTTAGCGAGCTAGCTTCAGGACGCACAGTGTGTGTGACGTCTGGCTGAACAGTTTCTCATCCGACCTGCCATGACTCAATCttgtgtaacacacacacacgagcccGCGCTTATTTACAGGCAGAGAAATATGTGATGAGAGCTTATAGATTGATGCTCCTGAACAGCCAACCATCTGTTGAGTGAGACTGTGTAATAGTTATCTATATGCTAGGAGTGTGTGATTGTGATTGTAACTTACACACACAGTTTTAGCTCAGGCTGCTGCTGAGCGAGGTCATTTGCGCGCGAGATGTTTTCCGCGCGCCACGTGAATTTGGTCATGGGTGACAGGATGAGTAGAGATGAACTTTAGGGCGTTAGCAACCAAGATTTTACTTCTCTGGTGTATGCTGTTTaacatttgtgaaatattagatTTTCCCCCGTCTTTTTTTGTAGCTATAACTAGATGCTATAACTAGATACTTGCTCTAGACAGATTCAATTTGAATTGCTATTTAAGCGTGTTTTTATTTATCCCACACAAAATCTCTTATCTGACAGATATCACTGCACTAGGTTTCCAGAGAAACTACTCCTGTCTTTAAACagcataaaaaaagaaagtgacCCGCATGTGTTACGGAATCAAAAAAACTAGCCAATCAGAAACGCTCACTGCCTGTCAATCACTCTGCGCGTTCGGGGCTTGTGACATCTGGTTGGCTGCCGTGTCTGCGGAGGGCGGGCCTTTAGAGTGAAGGCGTGTTGCTGAAAGGACGTAGGGAAGTTTTATTCAGATTGCAAAACGATTGAGTTTGCGGTTGCGGCTTATGATTTTCAAAACTGTCTGACTAGTTCGTCAAGATTTAATCACGTGATTAAACTTTAGTCCTGCTTTTAGATCCATTTAAGTCAGCACCTAAAAGTAGACGATTTTCCCATCATTTAGCGTGTGTTCTAGGTTTACTTTTATTCTAGATTTGCCAAATTTAGTGTTTTAATCAAGTTTTGTGACATCGCTTTAAATTATACATGTAATGATAGAATAATACACCAGGTGATATATTGATTAATCAGATATTTGGCTTCTATCTGCTATTAAGTTTTGCTTGTCTGATTAAAAGAAGTGTTACACCATCCGATAAGCATCATCCTTGTGTCAGTTGTAAAATCTACTGACAGCGATGTcatagttaaaaaaaactaaataaataaaaaaagttttgtttttaaactgaGTAATTTTGTCTAAATCTTGTTTGCTGTCATTAAACACCCAGGTTTCTAGATATACTGACATTGGGCATTAAAGCCCATGTTGGGTGACCACTAATAATTATGCTTTGATACACATTTATGTAACACGTGAACAGTGCAAGATTAACTTACACAAGTGTTTATCTTGGCTCTGAAATGATTTCAACTTTTCAGAGTGCTTGTAATAACAGTTTTGCTGAGgctgttgtatttttatttttattttattttttgttaccattactgtttttaattgcaagtgtaattattaaaatgtgttcatgCGGTATCTGCTGCTGCTGGACCTTTAATTATTGAGCTGCTGTGCCACACACATGCATTAATTATGAATGAGTCTCTCTCAGAGGATGGACAGCGGAGCTAACATCACTTGATTGCCTCTGCTTTGGAAGTACTGCTTGAGATTTCAGAAGTTTCAGAAGAGCTGGAAGCGATGTAGtggtaaattttatttattttttttatttatttattttttttgtccttaACACTGTTGTTCAGAGAGTATGAAGCTCGACTGCGCAGGTATGCAGAGCGGATATGGACGTGTAAAAGCACTGGCAGCAGCCAGCTCACACATAAGGAGGCATGGGAAGAAGAACAGGAGGTCACAGAGCTGTAAGTAACAAAAACGAGTGGGTGAATGAATGAACTCGGAGCATCATTTAGTTGTCAAGTTGTTTTCAAAGTCTCTTTCTGACTCTGGATGCATCAATATTCCGAGATTtactgaccttttttttttggctgtgtcTCAAGCAATCAGTGCTTAACCTAGCATTTTTGGGTGTCCAAACCACAGAAATGCTTAAGTACCCTAAAATTTGGCTAATAAcctaaaacaggaaaaaaaaaaaaaaaaagaaatcttgttcagaatattaataaaaactttgtTGCAGTGATCGTAAAATAATGCAGTTTTGTGGTTTGAGAACACCTGGAAATAGGGGTGGGTGGTATGACAAATTCAATTTCACGgtataacttattttatttcacagtaaCAGTATACAGTATTCAGCATTttaagtggatcaaaaaagttcgtcaaagttgtcctaagacaagaacgggTGGTTTTAGGACGGctttgaaaggttttgatccacttcaaatgttgactagtgtatttcatgatatagttatttatatatgtagttATTATGAACATAGACAAAAAGGGATttatatgataaataaattcattaaataaataaattaaaaaacttaGAAATAAAAAGTACTTCACCTTGtttgaattttctttttcttttaattatttatttagtgaaaACATTCAACTTGTAGATTAACTGCCCCCAGTTTATTGATATTAAATGCTACTTTTAGGTACAATTAAACCTTAAATAAGgtgtttctgaatttttttacatctcatgttattgttttacttccgtttataatatataaatactttatattacaatattttattaataataaattacatttacttcCTTTTAATTTTGTAGAATACTATTAATagttataatgtttaaatttgTTCCCTGGTGTCTGCTTATTATTATACTGTGTTTTAAGAGGCTTGTTTAGCTCTTTTTGTAATATCTGGCAACCCCTCACCTCAAGCTTTAATCGAGAGGGAAGAGTTCAAAAGTGACTAGGAGGAGAGCAGCAGTATGCAAACTGAACATCAGCTACTGTTAATGCTGACTAAGAAGTTTAAACTGTACACGCCTATAACCACGTCATTATTTGATTTCAGCCTGGTGAAGACTGATACGCCATTCATATTCGCCTCTCACTGTGTGCGCGCACACGTGTGCGTCCTCTGCATTGTTAAAATGTGATTGGTAAATTTGTGCATCAAGTTGAGAGACGTATCGAATCAGAAGAGTTTGTTATCAGCTGGATACTATTAGTGTCCAATTGTTTGGAGTTAGAAAAATTTAATACATTCTGAtcggccatctgtttccttaatatataataaaattattgactgcattacaaaacctctttctattaagtctatttggaatagggcattatctgaccttaattttatctgtcgactgggagagagtgtggtctaacctcagcttaacatctaaaaacttggctcatcgtcttattcacttcaaagtcattcatagagcatacataaccccttacaaaagattcaaaattAAACCacaaccaaattttaactgccatatatgtaatactgcatcatcaggtacttttcttcatatgCTTTGGGAGTGTCCTACCGTCAttaatctatggacacatgtaaacctggttttatcctccttactacaaattgattgcTTTGCTAAACCAAGTTTGTGTCGTcttgatgattctggtctcagTATGagcttaatacaaaagagaatgttgtttgctggttttaaagctgcgaagaagacaataatatagaactggtttacaccacacatgtgtggaaaaacatattggatccatagcctcctgaaaacagtgacttgtgaatgtacaacagcacgaattaatggggccaagccttcaactattgatgcttggcagggttttttctttaacatactcAATTATAAAAAGGaatgactttgtttttttttcctctctctcctttttgactggacttttaaagtattgattatatgtctgttttgaatggatgttaagatgttgtgttttgaaaataaaaagttgataacaaaaaaaaatgaaaaatataatatggGCTGTTGCATTCTCaatatttagtaattttgcCTCAGATACAGCATAGATTTGCTTTAACAAGCAGGTTGTTCATTACCACGGCAACCGTTTGCACGTCCACATTGAATATGATTCTCGTGTGTAAAAATAAACTACGCATAACAGGCGGAAAGATGCCGATGCATTATTTAAGGCTATTTCTATCCGTTACGACATTGATAATTGAACTGTTGTAGTCAAGATTCATAATGCATCCTCCATTGTGAGCCTGTGCGCTCCTCTAAACTTTCCGGGTGTTGCACCTTTGTTTCCGACAATATTACGTTATTAACAAACCTTTGTTTAGAAAATTGAATCCTTTGTGTATCCTCCTGATCTGCTCGTTAGTCTTTCTCCATGTTTCTTTGACAAATGGCATTGACAACGTCTCAGTCTCATGTGGTGAGTTAACCACGCCCACTCATTTTATTTTGCGGTAACGAGATATACCGTCAAACCACCGAGACCTACCTGGAAATatcagaatttttaaaattgGAAAAGTCACAAATCTTCAGTCATAGAAGAATTGATTCAGTGCGACAGGCGGTTTGAACTGATTCACAGAAATGTCTTACCAACTGGTGCCAACACTGTTTTTGCTACTGACATTTGAATCGCAGTCATTTGTCACACCTGCcttaacacattttatatttacattgtcAGTGGTATCAAAAATATATCAGGAATTCAGTATTTCATCCTATTTTTCatccagtattttttttttttttaatggctggGGCCAGCTCTAAAATTTTATTGGCTTAAAATTGTtcttgcaattaaaaaaaaaaaaaaagtaataatcaGTAACCATTTAAAGGTACAGAAATCCACTGGGTGTGGGAAACCTTTAATTTCCTGCTAATCTGCTGTATAGCAGAGAGCTTGTAAACTAAACTATTGTCAGGCTGTTGTGTTGAGGGAATGTCATTATGACCAAACCTCTGCTCTCTGATTGGTGCACTTTTGCCTTCAACCCCTTCCAATCTAATAAGAGAGTGTATTATTGATTGAGTCATCAGCAATCAGGGTAGAAAAATGCTTTGCGTTTTTACTTAGTAAAACAATTTCAAGTAAAAATGTGACCTGCTCAACTGATTTGTAAACAGCTTTCTGTGTGAGTGACAGATTGAAAACAGTTTAGTCTCATAAGCTGCTTATGTAACCAGACACTCATACACTCAGAATGGTTTGCTGTACAGACCATATAGAGCATTATGCTGCTGTAAGGGTCAGTGTGTTTTTGAAGCTATTTTTACAGTTCATTCTTCACTCCTGTTTCTCTCATCTCCCTCTGCTGGTCATAAAGTGTATTaagtaattttgttttcataCCAGCTTAACTGGTTATGAATCCTCCCCCAAATAAACGAAGGCCATATAAACCAGACCTTATCAAatgccaattatttatttatttttttgtcctttaaagtaCGTCTGGCTTTTGTGAcccagggttttttttttttttgtttgtttgttttttagttcaTATCGTTTAGCTTTGAAGTCATCTCTATACCATTATACTCTTAAGTCATTACTGTTCACTTTTAGCAGAAATTTACATTCAGGTTTTGCACTTTCTTTTCTGGTGGGAATTTGGAACAAACACATTCATGACATAAATAGTAACCTTGTTTTCGAATATGGTTAGTACGACTGTCATTAATATTTTAGATACCAGTGAAATTTCACAATTCTTGATTCCTAACTAATACAAAGACAAGTAAagaatgttataaaataaaaacaaattagaaGCAATAGCACTAATGAATACAATGGAgctaggggtgaccccgaatagccGAAGATTCGATGCTTTgataggaggagcctgattcgactcccaatctcacaatCAAATATTCGCGGGGTATTATGATCATGCCTTTTTGGCctgatttcacacagaactaccagatttctcccaataagttaatatacagcctattaagataatgctgtaaataagaatctgaaaaggaagctttaaatatttaaacgtgcgtgaataaatccaaccacctctatagatttaagtttcactttccataaccCATGACAGGAGCATCctggcggcagggatttaaatctttaacaagactcaaatccAAGATTGGATTTTTTTGGATCAGGTAGATACAAGTGATTTCAGACacatcaaaacatttcagccggtttatatatatcgtgtatatattatttatctcgtataagatgcatctGGTTGAGTTGCGCTGCAGTAAGCGCTTCATTGTAGCTTACTATACGGTGATCATCTCTTCAGTGCGTAGTGTGAGCACTACAAACGAcaatgcataatattaacagtgTTTCCTCTGGGATTTTTTTCCAACTGTGGTGGCGGGACTATTTCCCATGGATTCCttttctttcttgctttcttgctttcttgctttctttcttgctttcttgctttctttcttgctttcttgctttctttctttctttctttcttgctttcttgctttctttctttcttgcttgAAAATATGAACAAGATGTTTATAGCCTTTATCTGTAGCCATTTCAAATTAGAGACAACCAcagcattttaatcatgatccaaacaaagatgctgcatgcATGAACTATTTCAGATGTAGATTATAATGCATTTCAAAATCTGAAACAGAATAGTCTGACTTTATCTTTGTGAATTTATGctacataaaacatctgcaTGAAACAAACAGCGTGCGGTTTAATGTAcatgcaaattcactctctgacagcaggtggtgcttaTGGATCAGGCAATATAGCATTTCATTGGTTACCGAT containing:
- the bcl7bb gene encoding B-cell CLL/lymphoma 7 protein family member B-B; the protein is MSGRSVRAETRSRAKDDIKKVMAAIERVRRWEKKWVTVGDTSLRIFKWVPVTETKQIYKPKVSGTAVRELKGFPTDVVLENARSVLLDFQDDNSNQSFLSDVYQSNTKVDSSSNSSPQHVSEAVSPSHASYFRTEDSQPPTLGQETMDAEREASTTSSEVTDEPPTLIKEDVLSLSTQEEEEVIGAPPLKRVCTEQNLTLS